In a genomic window of Zootoca vivipara chromosome 5, rZooViv1.1, whole genome shotgun sequence:
- the ACTR1A gene encoding alpha-centractin, with protein sequence MESYDVIANQPVVIDNGSGMIKAGFAGDQIPKYCFPNYVGRPKHVRVMAGALEGDIFIGPKAEEHRGLLSIRYPMEHGIVKDWNDMERIWQYVYSKDQLQTFSEEHPVLLTEAPLNPRKNRERAAEVFFETFNVPALFISMQAVLSLYATGRTTGVVLDSGDGVTHAVPIYEGFAMPHSIMRIDIAGRDVSRFLRLYLRKEGYDFHTSSEFEIVKTIKERACYLSVNPQKDETLETEKAQYYLPDGSTIEIGPARFRAPELLFRPDLIGEECEGLHEVLVFAIQKSDMDLRRTLFSNIVLSGGSTLFKGFGDRLLSEVKKLAPKDVKIRISAPQERLYSTWIGGSILASLDTFKKMWVSKKEYEEDSSRAIHRKTF encoded by the exons ATGGAGTCCTACGATGTGATCGCGAACCAGCCGGTGGTGATTGATAAC GGCTCTGGCATGATTAAAGCTGGCTTTGCAGGTGATCAGATACCCAAGTACTGCTTTCCAAACTA CGTGGGCAGACCAAAGCATGTTCGGGTTATGGCTGGAGCTTTGGAAGGTGACATTTTCATTGGACCAAAAGCAGAG GAGCACAGAGGCCTTCTTTCCATCCGCTACCCTATGGAGCACGGCATAGTGAAGGACTGGAATGACATGGAACGCATTTGGCAATATGTGTACTCAAAAGACCAGCTCCAGACCTTCTCTGAAGAG CATCCCGTGCTCCTGACAGAGGCTCCCCTGAACCCACGCAAGAACCGTGAAAGAGCAGCTGAAGTTTTCTTTGAAACCTTTAATGTGCCAGCCCTGTTCATCTCCATGCAAGCTGTGCTTAGCCT TTATGCGACAGGGCGAACTACGGGAGTGGTGTTGGACTCTGGGGATGGGGTCACCCACGCGGTTCCTATTTACGAAGGCTTTGCCATGCCCCATTCCATTATGCGGATTGACATAGCCGGCCGTGATGTCTCTCGTTTCCTTCGTCTTTATCTCCGGAAGGAAGGCTACGACTTCCACACATCATCTGAATTTGAAATCGTCAAAACCATCAAAGAG CGGGCCTGTTACCTGTCAGTAAACCCACAGAAGGATGAGACATTAGAAACCGAGAAAGCTCAGTACTACCTTCCAGATGGAAGCACCATTGAG ATTGGCCCTGCCCGTTTCCGAGCCCCTGAGTTGTTGTTCCGGCCAGATCTGATTGGGGAGGAGTGCGAGGGGCTGCATGAAGTCCTGGTTTTTGCCATTCAGAAGTCTGATATGGACTTGAGGCGGACACTCTTCTCCAACATTGTTCTCTCTGGAGGCTCAACACTCTTCAAAG GTTTTGGCGATAGGCTTCTGAGCGAAGTGAAGAAACTGGCCCCCAAGGATGTCAAAATCAGG ATATCTGCTCCTCAAGAGAGATTATATTCCACATGGATTGG AGGCTCCATCTTGGCTTCACTGGACACATTTAAGAAAATGTGGGTTTCGAAGAAAGAATATGAGGAAGATAGTTCCCGGGCAATCCATCGGAAAACCTTCTAG